GGAGGTGTCCGTGTTACCTTTCTGAAAGACCCTTACACGCCGGAGCGGCTCCGTAAGATGGGGCTGAACGATCGGCAAATCAAAGCTGTGCTATATGTGAAGGAACGGGGAAGCATCAGCAATCGGGAGTATCAGGCACTAACAGGGGTCAGGGAAAGGACGGCTACCAGTGAACTGGGGCAACTGGTAGCGCTTGGTGTTTTCGAACGCATCGGCACCACAGGCCGAGGAACGCGCTATGGCGCAAGAAAGCCGCAAAAGGCGCAATGAAGGCGCAGCAATGGAGCAAAAGGCGCGTGAAAGGATGCAAGGAGTGTTCGGAAATGGCTCAAAGGGGACTTAAAGGGGACACAAAGGGGACAAAAGAGCCATGACAGGAAAGGAACAGGGCAAAGCTTGGAACAACAATACCTTAGATCTCCCCGAAGGCTACCGCATGACCGAGCTCGGACCATTGCCCGAGGAGTGGCGGGTGGTGAGGTTGGGGGAGGTGGTAAGTTTAACTAAAGGGCGAAAGCCGCCTAAACTGTTGAACGCTTATGTTGCTGGGGCTTTGCCATACTTGACAGCTGACTATTTTCGTACAGGGGCTGCCAGCGGGTGGGTTCCGGTTGAATGCTTATCTCGCATGCCACTCTGTTCCCGAGAGGATGTAGTGCTCATCTGGGACGGCTCAAAAGCTGGACAAGTTTTTACAGGTCTTGACGGAGTCCTCGCATCCACCATGGTTCGGGTTACGCCTACAGAAGACCTCCGTCAGGACTATCTTTTTTTCCTCCTTTCCATTCAGTTTGAGCTGTTAAACACGCAAACAACAGGGTCAACTATTCCCCATGTCAATAAGGAGCTTTTCCACAATCTTTTCATCCCCCTTCCCCCGCTCCCCGAGCAGCGCGCCATTGCCCACGTCCTGCACGCGGTGCAGGAGGCGAAGGAGACTACCGAGCGGGTCATCGCCGCTGCGCGGGAGCTGAAAAGGAGCCTCATGCGCCACCTCTTCACCTACGGCCCCGTGCCCGTGGACCAGGCCGACCAGGTTCCCCTGCAGGAGACCGAAATCGGCCCCATCCCAGCGCACTGGCGGGTGGTGAGGCTGGGGGAGGTGGTAAGTTTAACTAAAGGGCGAAAGCCGCCTAAACTGTTGAACGCTTATGTTGCTGGGGCTTTGCCATACTTGACAGCTGACTATTTTCGTACAGGGGCTGCCAGCGGGTGGGTTCCGGTTGAATGCTTATCTCGCATGCCACTCTGTTCCCGAGAGGATGTAGTGCTCATCTGGGACGGCTCAAAA
The nucleotide sequence above comes from bacterium. Encoded proteins:
- a CDS encoding restriction endonuclease subunit S, producing the protein MTGKEQGKAWNNNTLDLPEGYRMTELGPLPEEWRVVRLGEVVSLTKGRKPPKLLNAYVAGALPYLTADYFRTGAASGWVPVECLSRMPLCSREDVVLIWDGSKAGQVFTGLDGVLASTMVRVTPTEDLRQDYLFFLLSIQFELLNTQTTGSTIPHVNKELFHNLFIPLPPLPEQRAIAHVLHAVQEAKETTERVIAAARELKRSLMRHLFTYGPVPVDQADQVPLQETEIGPIPAHWRVVRLGEVVSLTKGRKPPKLLNAYVAGALPYLTADYFRTGAASGWVPVECLSRMPLCSREDVVLIWDGSKAGQVFTGLDGVLASTMVRVTPTEDLRQDYLFFLLSIQFELLNTQTTGSTIPHVNKELFHNLFIPLPPLPEQQEIARILRAVDEKIQAEERRKEALEGLFKALLHHLMTARVRLPKEFIARFEEVTNHE